The following coding sequences lie in one Candidatus Eremiobacterota bacterium genomic window:
- a CDS encoding phosphatase PAP2 family protein, with translation MMLRAAFVTTILLAVMTAPCAAATQPYYYLSPRQLDLTVLLPPPPDAASAEQRSDEEQVAAAVAARSPAELLEAQEASKRSVFFFVASVAPQFTAQRLPITARFFSRVRSDVENLIDSAKAYWQRPRPYGVQRQRGSYPSGHAAFAASAAIILSQLIPSKRDAIFAQARTFAENRILLGLHYPSDVASGWTAGTLAAYVMMHDPAFTRDYAAAKAELARANL, from the coding sequence ATGATGCTGCGAGCGGCGTTCGTCACAACGATTCTGCTCGCCGTGATGACGGCGCCCTGCGCCGCCGCGACGCAACCGTACTACTATCTCAGCCCGAGGCAGCTCGACTTAACGGTACTGCTGCCGCCGCCGCCCGACGCTGCGTCGGCCGAACAGCGTTCCGACGAAGAGCAGGTGGCGGCCGCCGTCGCAGCCCGCAGCCCCGCGGAACTTCTCGAAGCGCAAGAAGCTTCCAAACGCAGCGTCTTTTTCTTCGTCGCGTCGGTAGCGCCGCAGTTCACCGCGCAGCGTCTTCCGATCACGGCGCGATTCTTTTCCCGCGTGCGCTCCGACGTTGAAAATTTGATCGACTCGGCAAAGGCCTACTGGCAACGGCCGCGGCCCTACGGAGTGCAAAGACAGCGCGGATCGTATCCAAGCGGCCATGCTGCGTTCGCCGCATCGGCGGCGATCATACTCTCGCAATTGATTCCGTCCAAGCGCGACGCGATTTTCGCGCAGGCCCGCACGTTTGCCGAGAATCGAATTCTCTTAGGGCTGCACTATCCCAGTGACGTGGCCTCGGGTTGGACCGCGGGGACCTTGGCCGCCTACGTGATGATGCACGATCCCGCGTTTACGCGCGATTACGCCGCTGCCAAAGCGGAGCTTGCCCGAGCGAATCTCTGA
- the dusB gene encoding tRNA dihydrouridine synthase DusB: protein MRLAPLKIGPIEIWPPLVLAPMSGVTNRTMRALYRPFGLGLTVTEFVSSNALKYGSARTLEMIDQHGLEKPVSTQLWGDDPATMALAAKVVRECGADIVDINFGCPAPKVTKTNGGSACLRDPDRCEAIMRAVVGAVDCPVTMKMRLGWSEDALVYVDVARRAQRSGVRAVTLHARTAKQFYKGAADWEHIARLKRAVDIPVIGNGDLDDPHLAMSRMRASGVDAIMLGRATLGNPWLIAQIRDLMEGRSARALPAPDDRLRFAIVHYRAMVDELGETRAVPQMRKHVALYLKGIPGAAMLRERIMRIERAADAIEVIEQTISRLEMLARAAA, encoded by the coding sequence ATGCGCCTCGCTCCGCTGAAGATCGGTCCGATCGAGATCTGGCCGCCACTCGTTCTGGCGCCCATGTCGGGCGTCACGAATCGAACCATGCGCGCCCTCTATCGTCCTTTTGGGCTCGGCCTCACCGTGACCGAGTTCGTTTCGTCGAACGCGCTCAAATACGGCAGCGCGCGCACGCTGGAGATGATCGATCAGCACGGCCTCGAGAAGCCCGTATCGACGCAGTTGTGGGGTGACGATCCGGCAACCATGGCGCTCGCGGCCAAGGTCGTGCGCGAATGCGGGGCCGACATCGTCGACATCAACTTCGGCTGCCCGGCGCCGAAGGTGACCAAGACCAATGGCGGATCCGCGTGTCTGCGCGATCCGGATCGCTGCGAGGCAATCATGCGTGCCGTCGTCGGCGCGGTCGACTGCCCGGTGACCATGAAGATGCGCTTGGGCTGGAGCGAGGACGCGCTGGTCTACGTCGACGTCGCGCGCCGCGCGCAGCGCAGCGGCGTTCGGGCCGTCACCCTACACGCGCGCACCGCCAAGCAGTTTTACAAAGGCGCGGCCGATTGGGAACACATCGCGCGTCTCAAGCGCGCGGTTGACATTCCCGTGATTGGCAACGGCGATCTCGACGATCCGCACCTGGCGATGTCGCGCATGCGCGCAAGCGGTGTCGACGCGATCATGCTCGGGCGCGCGACGCTCGGTAATCCGTGGCTGATCGCGCAGATTCGCGATCTGATGGAAGGTCGCAGCGCGCGCGCGCTTCCGGCACCGGACGATCGACTGCGCTTTGCGATCGTGCACTATCGCGCGATGGTCGACGAGCTTGGCGAAACGCGCGCCGTTCCCCAGATGCGTAAGCACGTCGCGCTCTATCTCAAAGGCATTCCGGGCGCGGCGATGCTACGCGAACGCATCATGCGCATCGAGCGCGCCGCCGACGCCATCGAGGTCATCGAACAGACGATCTCGCGCCTCGAAATGCTTGCGCGGGCCGCCGCATGA
- the lysS gene encoding lysine--tRNA ligase: protein MDELGKTEASLVAARRENLAALRSRGSDPFAARRFEVQATAAELLERYGFLVPGQDASAEGWSLAGRLLSKRTMGKTSFADLGDRSGKLQIYIRKEEVGESAFRDWADLDRGDLIGVRGWMFRSKMGELTLHVTAFSPLGKALMPLPDKWHGLQDVEKRYRQRYVDLIVNPDVRDTMIMRSRLIAEMRRFIDSHGFYEVETPTLLHVAGGAAARPFVTQCNALDHIMQLRIATELNLKRLIVGGLERVYEIGRIFRNEGIDTTHNPEFTMLELYAAYWDVGDMMAFNEELIAHLVSIATDGGTELAYDDASISFARPFARVEYLDAMASYSDGKYTRERLLDATQAQAILRELDIPESPSHGHALDKIFERVVEPHLNAPTFVTGYPVVISPLSKRRAGDEEIVDRYELFCGRMEISNAFTELNDPDDQRARFAAQVTERAAGNDEIPEPDWDYVRALEYGMPPTAGIGIGIDRLIMLLTGQRSIRDVLLFPLQRQHG from the coding sequence TTGGACGAACTCGGCAAGACCGAAGCGTCGCTCGTAGCGGCCAGACGTGAGAATCTGGCCGCTTTGCGTTCGCGGGGGAGCGATCCGTTCGCCGCCCGCCGCTTCGAAGTGCAGGCGACGGCCGCCGAACTGCTCGAGCGGTACGGTTTCCTGGTGCCTGGCCAAGACGCGAGCGCCGAAGGCTGGAGCCTCGCGGGGCGTCTTCTCTCGAAACGAACGATGGGCAAGACGAGTTTTGCCGATCTCGGCGACCGCTCGGGGAAGCTTCAGATCTACATCCGCAAAGAAGAAGTCGGCGAGTCGGCCTTTCGCGATTGGGCCGATCTCGATCGGGGCGATCTCATCGGCGTTCGCGGCTGGATGTTTCGTTCGAAGATGGGCGAGCTTACCTTGCACGTTACCGCGTTCTCGCCGCTGGGTAAGGCGCTCATGCCGTTGCCCGACAAGTGGCACGGCTTGCAAGACGTCGAGAAGCGGTACCGCCAGCGCTACGTCGATCTGATCGTCAATCCCGACGTGCGCGATACGATGATCATGCGCAGCCGGCTGATCGCGGAAATGCGCCGCTTTATCGACTCGCACGGGTTTTACGAAGTCGAGACCCCGACACTTCTGCACGTCGCCGGCGGCGCCGCAGCGCGGCCGTTCGTCACGCAATGCAACGCGCTCGATCACATCATGCAGCTGCGGATCGCCACCGAGCTCAACCTCAAGCGCCTCATCGTGGGCGGACTCGAGCGCGTCTACGAGATCGGCCGAATTTTTCGCAACGAAGGCATCGACACGACGCACAATCCCGAGTTCACGATGTTGGAGCTCTACGCGGCCTACTGGGATGTCGGCGATATGATGGCATTCAATGAAGAGCTGATCGCGCACCTCGTTTCCATTGCGACCGACGGCGGCACCGAGCTTGCTTACGACGACGCCAGCATCTCGTTCGCGCGACCGTTCGCGCGCGTTGAATACCTGGACGCGATGGCGAGCTACAGCGACGGCAAGTATACCCGCGAGCGTTTGCTCGACGCCACGCAAGCGCAAGCGATTCTTCGCGAACTCGACATACCGGAGTCGCCCTCGCACGGTCACGCGCTCGACAAGATCTTCGAGCGCGTCGTCGAGCCGCACTTGAACGCGCCAACGTTTGTCACCGGCTATCCGGTGGTGATCTCGCCGCTATCGAAACGGCGCGCAGGCGACGAGGAGATCGTCGACCGATACGAACTGTTTTGCGGGCGCATGGAGATCTCCAACGCCTTTACCGAGCTCAACGATCCCGACGATCAGCGTGCGCGCTTCGCCGCCCAAGTCACCGAACGGGCCGCCGGCAACGACGAAATTCCCGAGCCCGATTGGGATTACGTCCGGGCGCTCGAGTACGGTATGCCGCCGACGGCCGGCATCGGCATCGGCATCGACCGTCTGATTATGTTGTTGACCGGTCAACGATCGATCCGCGACGTCTTGCTCTTTCCGCTGCAGCGCCAGCACGGATGA
- a CDS encoding quinate 5-dehydrogenase: MKRVVSVSLGSSTRDHRAQVTLMGEEFDISRVGTDGKLDLAIAMVRDLDGKADAIGLGGIDVYLYAGRHRYALRDGLRLLEAAKVTPVVDGSGLKNTLERKAVRFMQDDLGIDLRGKRVLMVSALDRFGMAQAFVDAGADVLFGDFIFALDKDMPVRDLHEFETMAEKYLPDACKLPFQFFYPTGKKQEKPPEPKYPQYYEQAEIIAGDFHFMRQFMPARLDGKIVLTNTVTHANVEELGARGVKLLVTTTPEIAGRSFGTNVLEAALLALLGKAWSDVIPADYERLLHDLSLRPRVVELNA, translated from the coding sequence GTGAAGCGCGTCGTTTCGGTGTCGTTGGGATCGAGCACGCGGGATCACCGCGCGCAGGTGACGTTGATGGGCGAAGAGTTCGACATTTCGCGCGTCGGCACCGACGGCAAACTCGACCTCGCAATCGCGATGGTGCGCGATCTCGACGGAAAGGCCGACGCAATCGGCTTAGGCGGCATCGACGTCTATCTCTATGCGGGTCGGCATCGGTATGCGCTGCGCGACGGATTACGACTGCTCGAGGCTGCAAAGGTGACTCCCGTCGTCGACGGCAGCGGCTTGAAGAACACGCTCGAGCGTAAAGCCGTGCGTTTCATGCAGGACGATCTGGGGATCGATCTGCGCGGGAAGCGCGTGCTCATGGTGAGCGCGCTCGACCGCTTCGGTATGGCCCAAGCCTTCGTCGACGCCGGCGCCGACGTGCTCTTCGGCGACTTCATCTTCGCGCTCGATAAAGACATGCCGGTTCGCGATCTTCACGAGTTCGAAACGATGGCCGAAAAGTATCTGCCCGACGCGTGCAAGCTGCCGTTTCAGTTTTTCTACCCCACCGGAAAGAAGCAAGAGAAGCCGCCCGAGCCCAAATATCCGCAATACTACGAGCAAGCAGAAATCATCGCCGGCGACTTTCACTTCATGCGTCAGTTCATGCCCGCGCGCCTCGATGGGAAGATCGTGCTGACGAATACGGTCACCCACGCCAACGTGGAAGAGTTGGGCGCGCGCGGCGTCAAGCTGCTCGTCACCACCACGCCGGAGATTGCGGGACGATCGTTTGGGACGAACGTGCTCGAGGCCGCGCTCCTCGCGTTGCTGGGTAAGGCCTGGAGCGACGTGATACCGGCCGATTACGAGCGCCTGCTCCACGATTTGAGTTTACGGCCGCGGGTGGTCGAGCTTAACGCTTGA
- a CDS encoding aspartate aminotransferase family protein, whose product MIDERAELYGAATAQELAAEVYENYKEFVNPPLARVMKLSGSPVEVRARGCTIWDQNGKSYLDFAGGYGVFTLGYSHPRVVEAVRAQVERIALSGKTMFNVVLGRAARRLAELAPGDLQISFWCNSGTEAIEGAIKLARAATGRAKIVGTADAFHGKTLGALSVSGRETFQTPFRPLLADSISVPYGVTDELEDALRDAAAFVVEPVQGEGGVHVPPAGYLAEVRAICDRSGALLIADEIQTGLGRCGYRFACNRDDVVPDVMTLAKGLSGGVVPVGAFVARAGCWSRAFGKAPLLHTSTFGGSEIACAAALASMDVLEEEGLAEKARIRGEQLLGGARAIAAEFPAVVREARGLGLLVGVELTSEGYGGWIIPEMLKHGVTAAWTLNAQRVIRLEPPLIVSAGEVDRALEALRAGVATAYEKLGAL is encoded by the coding sequence ATGATCGACGAGCGTGCGGAGCTTTACGGGGCGGCGACGGCGCAAGAACTCGCGGCCGAGGTGTACGAGAACTACAAAGAGTTCGTCAATCCGCCGCTCGCGCGGGTAATGAAGCTTTCGGGTTCGCCGGTCGAGGTGCGCGCCCGAGGATGCACGATTTGGGATCAGAACGGCAAGTCGTATCTCGATTTTGCCGGCGGGTATGGCGTCTTCACCTTGGGCTACTCGCATCCGCGCGTCGTCGAGGCGGTGCGCGCGCAAGTCGAGCGGATCGCCCTGTCGGGAAAGACGATGTTCAACGTGGTGCTCGGGCGCGCAGCGCGGCGGCTCGCCGAGCTGGCACCGGGAGACCTGCAGATCTCGTTCTGGTGCAACAGCGGGACCGAGGCGATCGAAGGTGCGATCAAGCTCGCGCGCGCCGCCACCGGCCGCGCCAAGATCGTCGGCACGGCCGACGCGTTTCACGGCAAGACTCTGGGCGCGCTCTCGGTCAGCGGGCGCGAAACGTTTCAAACGCCGTTTCGCCCGCTGCTCGCCGATTCGATCTCTGTGCCCTATGGCGTAACCGACGAGCTGGAAGATGCGCTGCGCGACGCGGCGGCCTTCGTCGTCGAACCGGTGCAGGGCGAGGGAGGCGTGCACGTTCCACCGGCAGGATATCTAGCTGAAGTGCGCGCCATTTGCGATCGAAGCGGAGCGCTCTTGATTGCCGATGAAATTCAAACCGGACTCGGACGCTGCGGCTATCGCTTTGCCTGCAATCGCGACGACGTCGTTCCCGACGTGATGACCTTGGCCAAAGGACTCTCCGGCGGCGTCGTTCCCGTCGGCGCGTTCGTTGCCCGCGCGGGGTGCTGGAGCCGCGCGTTCGGCAAAGCGCCGCTGCTCCACACGTCAACCTTCGGCGGCAGCGAGATCGCGTGTGCTGCGGCGCTGGCCTCAATGGACGTTCTCGAAGAAGAAGGCCTGGCCGAAAAAGCGCGCATACGCGGCGAGCAGCTGCTCGGCGGCGCGAGGGCAATCGCTGCCGAGTTTCCCGCGGTCGTTCGTGAAGCGCGCGGGCTTGGACTGTTGGTCGGCGTCGAACTGACGAGCGAAGGCTACGGTGGCTGGATCATTCCGGAAATGCTCAAGCACGGCGTCACCGCCGCTTGGACCTTGAACGCCCAGCGGGTCATTCGGCTCGAGCCGCCGCTTATCGTGAGCGCCGGCGAAGTCGATCGCGCGCTGGAAGCTTTGCGCGCCGGCGTCGCGACTGCCTACGAAAAACTCGGAGCGCTCTGA
- the rplM gene encoding 50S ribosomal protein L13: protein MRTYQQKTAQTQHEWYLVDASGERLGTLAVRIARALSGKHKPTWTPHIDDGDHVIVVNADKVELGGNKWTQKLYYRHSNFPGGLKVQTAREIAAKHPERLIEKAVRGMLATNRMRDVQLGRLNVYSGSDHPHEAQKPAPLSSLP from the coding sequence GTGCGCACCTACCAACAGAAAACGGCACAGACGCAGCACGAATGGTATCTCGTCGATGCGTCGGGAGAACGGCTCGGCACCCTTGCGGTGCGGATTGCGCGCGCGCTCTCGGGCAAGCACAAGCCCACTTGGACCCCCCACATCGACGACGGCGACCACGTGATCGTCGTTAACGCCGATAAGGTAGAGCTCGGCGGTAACAAGTGGACGCAAAAACTTTACTACCGCCATAGCAACTTTCCCGGCGGGCTGAAAGTGCAGACCGCGCGCGAAATCGCCGCGAAGCATCCCGAACGCCTAATCGAGAAGGCCGTACGCGGCATGCTCGCGACCAATCGCATGCGCGACGTGCAGCTCGGGCGCTTGAACGTCTATAGCGGGTCCGATCATCCGCACGAGGCGCAGAAGCCGGCGCCGCTTTCGTCGCTGCCGTAG
- a CDS encoding aromatase/cyclase, with protein MIDAPARRVYELAKDQERFPQFMPDVETVTILQRTPGGAISRWKTLVEEAPIEWTEDDRFDDEALRIDYKLIEGDLDKFEGAWTFEHRDGVTHVVLGVDYDFGVPTLAELIGPTLQKKVRENSEMMLAALKLQAESQDAP; from the coding sequence GTGATCGATGCCCCCGCCCGTCGCGTCTACGAGCTCGCGAAGGACCAAGAACGCTTTCCGCAGTTCATGCCCGACGTCGAAACGGTGACGATTCTGCAGCGTACTCCCGGCGGCGCAATTTCGCGCTGGAAGACCTTGGTCGAGGAAGCCCCGATCGAATGGACGGAAGACGATCGCTTCGATGACGAGGCACTGCGAATCGACTACAAGCTCATCGAGGGCGATCTCGATAAGTTCGAGGGCGCGTGGACGTTCGAGCACCGCGACGGCGTTACGCACGTGGTCCTTGGCGTCGACTACGATTTCGGCGTACCGACGCTCGCGGAGTTGATCGGTCCGACGCTGCAGAAAAAAGTTCGCGAGAACAGCGAGATGATGCTGGCCGCGCTTAAGCTGCAAGCCGAATCGCAGGACGCTCCGTGA
- a CDS encoding DUF3810 family protein, whose amino-acid sequence MEEVRSQARPQAIPVQQTLKTSFSVLLVALGATALFIQPSAQWIERAYANGAYPHWEHFASSITASLPWSLGDFAALAGIAAIIWQIVVFARLRRRRAPQVAALLLTCAAIAGLYALWFELSWGWNYARAPLESRVQFDPARVTPRAAADLRARAMAQMNVLAAAAHGRAAIPLDRGALYTAWLPAVLRAGDSWTPWVGGPKPTIADPFMIATGTSGFINPLTLNVAMASDLLWFERPFDLAHEWSHDAAYAREDEANYLAIVTCLRSPDAAVRYSGWFELFLYLPQKRHYLRREFVPLVLQDFAAIRRRDARHINVMLAHWSWRTYNVYLKSNRIASGIANYDEVTRLMLGVPRDAAGLPIAR is encoded by the coding sequence ATCGAAGAAGTACGGTCGCAAGCGCGCCCGCAAGCGATTCCAGTACAGCAAACGCTAAAAACCAGCTTCAGCGTTCTCCTGGTCGCGCTTGGCGCGACCGCGCTTTTCATTCAGCCCAGCGCGCAATGGATCGAGCGCGCCTATGCTAACGGCGCCTATCCGCACTGGGAGCATTTCGCTTCGAGCATCACCGCATCGTTGCCGTGGTCACTCGGGGATTTCGCCGCGCTCGCCGGCATTGCAGCGATTATTTGGCAAATCGTCGTCTTCGCGCGCCTGCGCCGGCGCCGCGCGCCGCAAGTTGCGGCTTTACTCCTCACCTGTGCGGCCATCGCGGGGCTCTATGCGCTGTGGTTTGAATTGAGCTGGGGCTGGAACTACGCGCGCGCGCCGCTCGAATCGCGGGTGCAGTTCGATCCGGCGCGGGTCACTCCGCGGGCTGCAGCGGACTTGCGCGCGCGGGCGATGGCGCAAATGAATGTGCTCGCAGCGGCGGCGCATGGCCGTGCGGCAATCCCGCTCGACCGTGGCGCACTCTATACCGCATGGCTTCCGGCCGTCCTGCGCGCCGGCGATAGCTGGACGCCCTGGGTCGGCGGGCCAAAACCGACGATTGCCGATCCGTTCATGATCGCAACGGGAACGAGCGGCTTCATCAATCCACTCACGCTCAACGTCGCCATGGCCTCCGATTTGCTTTGGTTCGAGCGGCCGTTCGATCTGGCGCACGAGTGGAGTCACGACGCAGCCTATGCGCGCGAAGACGAAGCGAACTACCTCGCCATCGTCACGTGTCTGCGGTCGCCCGATGCCGCGGTGCGCTATTCAGGCTGGTTCGAGCTTTTTTTGTACCTGCCGCAGAAGCGCCATTACCTACGTCGCGAGTTCGTGCCGCTTGTTTTACAAGATTTCGCCGCGATTCGCCGCCGTGACGCGCGTCACATCAACGTCATGCTGGCCCATTGGTCATGGCGCACGTACAACGTTTACTTGAAAAGCAATCGCATCGCTTCGGGCATCGCCAACTACGACGAGGTGACACGGCTGATGCTCGGCGTGCCGCGCGACGCGGCCGGCTTGCCGATCGCGCGATAG
- the rpsI gene encoding 30S ribosomal protein S9 — MENTVDVIQSTGRRKRAVARVKLSLGQGVITVNGKPADEYFPRPQLMMIVRQPLEATDSSARFDVSVKAEGGGVTGQAGAIRHGIARALVAIDEGFKATLRKNGFLTRDPREKESKKYGRKRARKRFQYSKR; from the coding sequence TTGGAAAATACCGTCGACGTCATTCAATCGACCGGGCGCCGAAAACGCGCTGTCGCGCGCGTCAAACTTTCGCTCGGTCAGGGCGTCATCACGGTAAACGGAAAACCCGCCGACGAGTATTTCCCCCGGCCGCAGCTCATGATGATCGTGCGTCAGCCGCTCGAAGCGACCGATAGCAGTGCCCGCTTCGACGTGAGCGTGAAAGCCGAAGGCGGCGGCGTCACCGGACAGGCGGGCGCGATTCGTCACGGCATCGCCCGCGCGCTCGTGGCCATCGACGAGGGCTTCAAAGCGACGCTTCGCAAGAATGGTTTTCTCACGCGCGATCCGCGCGAAAAGGAATCGAAGAAGTACGGTCGCAAGCGCGCCCGCAAGCGATTCCAGTACAGCAAACGCTAA
- a CDS encoding flagellar hook-basal body complex protein FliE, with protein MKVEMLIPDAPPAESAQRGDGAAFARALDALHGLFSDASQAEDDFAYGRGTLQAAVYERAQADVALSVATAAAQRLTQSVQSILNMQV; from the coding sequence ATGAAGGTCGAAATGCTAATCCCGGATGCGCCGCCGGCGGAGTCCGCGCAGCGGGGCGACGGCGCGGCGTTCGCACGCGCACTCGATGCGCTCCACGGGCTTTTCTCGGATGCCTCGCAAGCCGAAGACGACTTTGCGTACGGACGCGGGACCTTGCAGGCCGCAGTTTACGAACGGGCACAGGCCGACGTCGCGCTCTCCGTCGCCACCGCCGCGGCGCAGCGTTTGACGCAGTCCGTGCAGTCCATTCTCAACATGCAAGTCTAG
- the greA gene encoding transcription elongation factor GreA, which translates to MNDKEIVLTAEGLTKLEQELDELKTVHRREVNDRIRQAKEYGDLSENAEYEDAKQEQAFIEGRILKLEAMIRNARIIDESEYAADEVHLGAIVKVKDLKSNDTYEFSIVGSAEADPPRQRISNESPLGSALMGHKKGTTVDVATPRGLAKYKIESIKSSSPKKAAKKAS; encoded by the coding sequence TTGAACGACAAAGAAATCGTGCTGACCGCCGAGGGTCTGACGAAGTTGGAACAGGAGCTCGACGAGCTCAAGACCGTCCATCGGCGCGAGGTCAACGATCGCATTCGCCAAGCCAAAGAGTATGGCGATTTGAGCGAAAATGCGGAGTACGAAGACGCCAAACAGGAACAGGCCTTCATCGAAGGGCGCATTCTCAAGCTCGAAGCGATGATTCGCAATGCTCGCATCATTGACGAATCGGAGTACGCCGCCGACGAAGTGCATCTCGGCGCGATCGTTAAGGTGAAAGATCTCAAAAGTAACGACACCTACGAGTTCTCGATCGTCGGCTCGGCCGAAGCCGATCCCCCGCGTCAGCGCATCTCCAACGAATCGCCGCTCGGGAGCGCGCTCATGGGGCACAAGAAGGGCACGACCGTCGACGTTGCCACGCCGCGCGGACTGGCAAAGTACAAGATAGAATCGATCAAGAGCAGCTCACCGAAGAAGGCTGCGAAAAAGGCCTCGTAA
- a CDS encoding polysaccharide biosynthesis protein, with protein MNKFCFVIHPLSFDDIARYEPGAKGKGQAIMRKIMEWMPSYAAVHVTGVRAPDGRETEGWFVAAPLLPQQLLEFPREEIYSRVLRAIEIGAELGAQVAGLGAYTAVVGDAGVTINARSPIPVTTGNSLTIAAGVQSLFRGAREMAIDPRGSTAVVIGATGSIGSACARLIAPQVQRLILVARNETRLRKFHQENAAELPCETEYTTDIPSAVRRAQLILTATTSTQDIIDPGDLRTGAVICELSLPHDVSRRVASQRPDVLVIEGGNMLVPGNPRFERVRERGTDFDLNLPPRTALACMSETMILALEGRLEPYTLGRGIELRKVIEIEAMAERCGFTLADMRAFDAAITPERIAATREAALARS; from the coding sequence GTGAACAAGTTTTGCTTTGTCATCCATCCGCTCTCGTTCGACGACATCGCGCGCTACGAGCCGGGCGCGAAGGGCAAGGGTCAGGCGATCATGCGCAAGATCATGGAGTGGATGCCGTCGTACGCCGCGGTGCACGTCACCGGAGTTCGCGCGCCGGACGGCCGCGAGACCGAAGGCTGGTTCGTCGCCGCGCCGTTGCTGCCGCAGCAGCTTCTCGAGTTTCCGCGTGAGGAAATCTACAGCCGCGTTTTGCGTGCGATCGAAATCGGCGCCGAGCTCGGTGCGCAAGTCGCGGGGCTCGGCGCCTACACCGCCGTCGTCGGCGACGCCGGCGTTACGATTAACGCGCGCTCGCCGATACCGGTCACCACCGGAAACTCGTTGACGATCGCCGCCGGCGTTCAAAGTCTTTTTCGCGGCGCGCGCGAGATGGCGATCGATCCGCGGGGTTCCACCGCGGTCGTTATCGGCGCAACGGGGTCGATCGGCAGCGCCTGCGCTCGCCTCATCGCTCCGCAAGTGCAGCGACTCATCTTGGTCGCGCGCAACGAGACGCGTCTGCGAAAGTTCCATCAGGAGAACGCCGCCGAGTTGCCGTGCGAGACTGAATATACGACCGACATTCCCAGCGCCGTGCGCAGGGCACAGTTGATTCTCACCGCCACGACCTCGACGCAGGACATCATCGACCCCGGCGATCTGCGTACGGGCGCCGTTATCTGCGAGCTCTCGCTGCCGCACGACGTTAGCCGGCGGGTCGCGTCGCAACGACCCGACGTGTTGGTGATCGAGGGCGGAAATATGCTGGTGCCGGGAAACCCGCGCTTCGAACGCGTCCGCGAGCGCGGCACCGACTTCGATTTGAACCTGCCGCCGCGCACCGCGCTCGCATGCATGAGCGAGACGATGATCCTTGCGCTCGAAGGGCGCCTCGAACCCTACACGCTCGGGCGCGGCATCGAGCTGCGCAAAGTGATCGAGATCGAAGCGATGGCCGAGAGATGCGGCTTTACTCTGGCCGACATGCGCGCCTTCGACGCGGCGATCACCCCCGAACGAATCGCCGCTACGCGCGAAGCCGCGCTTGCACGCTCGTGA
- the truA gene encoding tRNA pseudouridine(38-40) synthase TruA, giving the protein MTVEYDGTDFCGFQWQPNLRTVAGVLEITLARLFSHPVKLTAAGRTDGGVHATGQVVSLATSATFPFERLLPALQALLPADCSVRRAEVVPEGFSARFSAVERTYCYAISNRREPSPLLSRYAAHESQPLDLAAMRAAAEHLVGEHDFRSFSALGDGAPTTIRRVGQLRIAARGELVGLQITAGGFLHHMVRTIAGTLIECGVGRRRPAEMPGILAALDRRAAGATAPPQGLYLAGVRYADGYDSYADPPALRGFAEAALDGPCAFP; this is encoded by the coding sequence TTGACCGTCGAATACGACGGGACGGATTTTTGCGGCTTTCAGTGGCAACCCAACCTTCGGACCGTTGCCGGCGTCTTGGAGATAACGCTCGCGCGTTTGTTTTCGCACCCCGTCAAACTTACCGCGGCCGGCCGAACCGATGGCGGCGTTCATGCGACCGGGCAGGTCGTTTCGCTCGCGACCTCCGCCACGTTTCCGTTCGAACGACTCCTCCCCGCCCTGCAGGCGTTGCTGCCGGCCGATTGCAGCGTGCGCCGAGCCGAGGTCGTGCCGGAGGGCTTCTCCGCGCGCTTTTCGGCCGTCGAGCGGACCTATTGCTACGCAATCTCGAACCGGCGCGAGCCGAGTCCGTTGCTGAGCCGCTACGCCGCTCACGAATCCCAGCCGCTTGACCTTGCCGCGATGCGCGCGGCAGCGGAACACCTCGTCGGCGAGCACGACTTTCGCTCGTTCAGCGCGCTCGGAGACGGAGCACCGACGACCATACGACGGGTTGGCCAGCTTCGCATCGCCGCCCGAGGCGAGCTGGTCGGCCTCCAGATTACGGCCGGGGGCTTCCTCCATCACATGGTCCGGACGATTGCCGGCACGCTGATCGAGTGCGGGGTTGGCCGCCGACGGCCGGCGGAAATGCCGGGGATCCTCGCGGCGCTCGACCGGCGCGCGGCCGGGGCTACGGCGCCGCCGCAGGGACTCTACCTGGCCGGCGTCCGCTACGCCGACGGCTATGACTCGTACGCCGACCCTCCGGCCCTGCGCGGCTTCGCCGAGGCTGCGCTTGACGGCCCCTGCGCTTTCCCGTAG